A DNA window from Bradyrhizobium barranii subsp. barranii contains the following coding sequences:
- a CDS encoding SDR family NAD(P)-dependent oxidoreductase — translation MVSPPFFGRLASGKPLRNGIGRAIAQALVGEGVRTVFADVSLERVSAAIGASGRPELAVPWVGDLARSDACDALLAAAEALGEVSHFVHSASPPRREADHALAVDRKTWQEMHAVNLDAGFHLARGLAKRLIAAKRPGSFLFLTSLHAGTPRNLPHYSTAKAGMAMLVKELAKTLGRHDIRVNALVPGAIAAGGFVADASLAKHIPLGRLGEAKDLAPMALAVLSNKLSGYVTGAAFVVDGGLSLTNWFEPPVLDD, via the coding sequence TTGGTATCTCCTCCGTTTTTTGGGAGGCTAGCGTCCGGCAAGCCACTCCGCAACGGCATCGGCCGCGCGATTGCGCAGGCGCTGGTCGGCGAGGGCGTTCGGACCGTGTTCGCCGATGTGAGCCTGGAACGGGTGAGCGCGGCGATCGGCGCGAGCGGCAGGCCTGAACTGGCGGTGCCGTGGGTCGGCGATCTCGCCAGGTCAGACGCATGCGACGCCCTGCTGGCCGCCGCAGAGGCGCTCGGCGAGGTCTCGCATTTCGTGCACAGCGCATCGCCGCCGCGGCGGGAGGCCGATCATGCGCTCGCGGTCGATCGCAAGACCTGGCAGGAGATGCATGCCGTCAATCTCGATGCCGGATTCCATCTGGCGCGCGGGCTGGCAAAACGGCTGATCGCGGCGAAACGGCCGGGCTCGTTCCTGTTTCTCACCTCGCTGCACGCGGGCACGCCGCGCAACCTGCCGCATTATTCGACGGCGAAGGCGGGAATGGCGATGCTGGTGAAGGAGCTCGCGAAGACGCTCGGGCGTCACGACATCCGCGTCAACGCGCTGGTGCCCGGCGCGATCGCGGCGGGCGGGTTCGTTGCCGATGCCTCGCTGGCGAAGCACATTCCGCTCGGGCGTCTCGGCGAGGCCAAGGACCTCGCGCCGATGGCGCTTGCGGTGCTGTCGAACAAGCTCTCGGGTTACGTCACCGGCGCAGCCTTCGTCGTCGACGGCGGATTGTCGCTGACGAACTGGTTCGAGCCGCCGGTGCTGGACGACTAA
- a CDS encoding DUF6894 family protein encodes MPYYSFDLVVGEEFKNQGGIILEDIEVASDRAVQLATELSQVKPELQRKGCAVRVTDRDHNEVYRTPLDPVPAWRR; translated from the coding sequence ATGCCCTACTATTCCTTCGATCTCGTGGTTGGTGAAGAGTTCAAGAACCAGGGTGGAATCATCCTCGAAGACATCGAGGTCGCTTCCGATCGCGCCGTTCAATTGGCTACCGAGCTGTCGCAGGTGAAGCCGGAGCTGCAACGGAAGGGTTGCGCGGTGCGCGTCACCGATCGCGATCACAACGAGGTCTATCGCACGCCGCTCGATCCCGTGCCGGCCTGGCGACGCTAG